The proteins below are encoded in one region of Lactuca sativa cultivar Salinas chromosome 3, Lsat_Salinas_v11, whole genome shotgun sequence:
- the LOC128132824 gene encoding flocculation protein FLO11-like, producing MLQSINDADKPATRGKKPEKGKGKKVVKGAKGPTPKKRKSTKADQSPPLKKKKTQPKRKLILASSSSESEDEGSDSDESIRGDSPPRSPSHEVPVTTEPVSSSPITICISISPITSSTYIPPTSFPIPPPIFSEATKTTTTGVRTNVSNMGDRTSAPEHTHTTEPTSTPKPTPITEPPTSPLSSNDSAETGTFLGGEDMTFDSVYYSPYQVQSDDDDDAPVTKKHIKELHEKIDNLVASSSSSRSHITEAAIHGMVDTFTKAHEASIKSATAAIDASTKAGAATTEKVEKLFRDATLFLESLQGAAESNAAKVNSVVEKLATSFKTKQNHFASLRRTLEADNKSFQTTIEDRLTKLQEDLATENYVMDVLARKTTALKIKSLQLSQTEKEVDSLRSERAVIKSFVWDVHRALSNIIKAHDPILNYSVR from the coding sequence ATGCTTCAGTCCATCAATGATGCAGACAAACCTGCTACCCGGGGCAAGAAACCAGAgaaagggaaaggaaagaaaGTGGTCAAAGGGGCGAAAGGCCCTACTCCTAAGAAGAGAAAATCAACAAAGGCAGACCAATCACCTCCactgaagaagaagaaaacacaGCCTAAAAGAAAACTTATTCTTGCTTCTTCATCAAGCGAATCAGAGGATGAAGGTTCAGACTCAGACGAGTCAATTCGAGGTGACTCTCCTCCCCGTTCGCCTTCACATGAGGTACCAGTCACAACCGAACCTGTCTCTTCTTCACCTATCACTATCTGTATTTCCATTTCCCCCATAACTTCCTCTACTTATATTCCACCCACTTCTTTTCCTATACCACCTCCCATTTTCTCTGAAGCCACAAAAACAACAAccactggagttcgaaccaacgtatctaatATGGGGGATcgtacttcagcacccgaacacacACATACAACCGAACCCACTTCCACACCCAAACCTACTCCCATAACCGAACCTCCAACATCGCCTTTATCTTCCAATGACTCAGCAGAAACTGGGACATTTCTAGGAGGGGAAGATATGACTTTCGATTCAGTTTACTACAGTCCCTACCAGGttcagagtgatgatgatgatgatgctcctgtcaccaaaaagcACATCAAGGAACTCCACGAGAAGATTGATAATCTCGtcgcttcttcctcctcctctcggTCCCATATCACGGAAGCTGCCATTCATGGAATGGTCGATACTTTCACCAAGGCACACGAAGCCTCCATCAAGTCTGCCACTGCTGCTATAGATGCATCAACCAAGGCTGGTGCTGctacgaccgaaaaagtcgaaaaactatttcgaGATGCTACCCTCTTTTTGGAGTCTTTGCAGGGGGCAGCCGAATCTAATGCAGCGAAGGTTAATTCGGTTGTTGAGAAGCTGGCTACTTCCTTTAAAACAAAACAGAACCACTTCGCCAGTCTTCGTCGGACCCTAGAAGCAGACAACAAATCCTTCCAGACAACCATTGAGGATCGCCTGACCAAGCTCCAAGAAGACCTTGCCACGGAAAATTATGTGATGGATGTGCTTGCACGCAAAACAACTGCGCTAAAaatcaagagtcttcaactttccCAAACTGAGAAGGAGGTTGATTCTCTTCGGTCCGAGCGTGCTGTGATTAAGAGTTTTGTTTGGGATGTCCACAGAGCCCTCTCGAACATCATTAAAGCACATGACCCGATTCTCAACTACTCAGTGCGGTGA